The Verrucomicrobiota bacterium genome has a segment encoding these proteins:
- a CDS encoding ABC transporter permease, with translation MSNDEPPALHRQGQPQQRRLQTDSIFKRHENLTVLSIFVGFVIVIVILQLIMWGGQKFPTFITPVNLLNIVQQVAVPGMVSVGMTIVMISGGIDLSVGMLASLVAIVTATAISKWHYGVGPSVLLGIGSAVMLEAVMGYIISRTKVEPFIITLGGMITFQGIALLLCNSREVIMNGELDFLKTNLIRGAKDPISHLNLVIPPYVLIFFAIVFLAGLLLNYTKYGRRIYAVGTNPNAAYLAGINVRNMRLSVYVIMGVLVGIGGVLLLARVNTGIITLGQGLEIDSIAMVVIGGTALKGGRGNIVGTLIGIFFLGSIGNAMNMLRLPSEVQFVAKGLVIIIAVSAGDVSASISGAMSRRRGLRLGAAKAPRGEKGITMETTK, from the coding sequence ATGAGTAACGACGAGCCCCCAGCGTTGCATCGGCAGGGCCAACCGCAACAGAGACGGCTTCAGACCGATTCTATTTTCAAGAGGCACGAGAACTTGACCGTCCTCTCGATCTTTGTCGGGTTTGTGATCGTTATCGTCATTCTGCAGTTGATCATGTGGGGTGGCCAGAAGTTCCCAACCTTCATCACCCCGGTGAACCTTTTGAATATCGTCCAGCAGGTCGCCGTTCCCGGAATGGTGTCCGTCGGCATGACGATCGTGATGATCTCCGGCGGCATCGATCTTTCGGTTGGAATGCTTGCCTCGCTCGTGGCGATCGTGACTGCAACCGCGATCTCCAAATGGCACTACGGCGTCGGCCCTTCAGTCCTTCTCGGGATCGGGTCGGCCGTCATGCTGGAGGCTGTGATGGGTTATATCATTTCCCGCACCAAAGTTGAGCCCTTTATCATCACCCTTGGCGGGATGATCACGTTTCAGGGAATTGCGCTGCTCCTATGCAACTCGCGCGAAGTAATCATGAACGGGGAACTCGATTTCCTGAAGACAAACCTCATTAGAGGTGCGAAGGACCCGATCAGCCATCTCAACCTGGTCATCCCGCCTTACGTCCTGATATTTTTCGCGATCGTGTTCCTGGCCGGCTTGCTTTTGAACTACACCAAATACGGCCGCAGAATCTACGCCGTCGGCACCAACCCGAACGCAGCCTACCTCGCGGGCATCAACGTCCGGAACATGAGGCTCTCGGTATACGTCATCATGGGGGTTCTGGTCGGCATCGGAGGTGTTTTGCTTCTCGCACGGGTCAATACCGGCATCATCACCCTCGGGCAAGGGTTGGAAATCGACAGCATCGCCATGGTCGTCATCGGCGGCACCGCGCTCAAAGGCGGCAGGGGGAACATCGTAGGGACGCTGATCGGCATTTTCTTTCTCGGGTCGATCGGCAACGCCATGAACATGTTGCGGCTGCCATCCGAGGTGCAGTTCGTCGCCAAGGGGTTGGTGATCATCATCGCGGTTTCCGCTGGTGACGTCTCAGCAAGCATTTCCGGGGCTATGTCAAGGAGGAGAGGGCTGCGTTTGGGCGCAGCGAAGGCTCCGCGCGGGGAAAAAGGGATAACGATGGAAACAACCAAATAG